The Streptomyces sp. NBC_00224 genome contains the following window.
TTGCCCACGGCCCAGCTCTGCTGGACCGCCCCGGTCGCCGCGTTGATGGCGGCCACCCGGTTCTGGCCGTTGACCGCCGCGTACACGGTGGAGCTGTCGGGCGAGAACGCCGCCGCGCCCACCAGCGCGTGCTTGGGGCCGTCCGCCGGGATCTTGACGGCCACGGGGCCGGCGAGGCTGCCGTCCGCGTTGACGGTGAACTTGGTGTAGCCGTCGGTCTGGCCCAGCCACAGCTGCTTGCCGTCGGGCGAGTACGTCGGGCCTTCCTGGCCCACGTCGTTGCCGCTGATGCGCAGGTCGGCCGATGCGGAGTTGCCGATGCGCTGCTGCAGCTTCCCCCTCCGCAGGTTCACGATGTCCAGCGCCAGCCCCCCGTCGGCGAGCGAGGCCGCGAAGTGGGTGCCGTCCGGGCTGACCGTGGACGACATGATCTTGCCGTTGTTGATGACGAAGCGGGCACCGAACGGGGCGATGAACTGGTCGCTGGAGATGACCTGGCCCTGCTGGGTGACCTGGCCCACCTGGGCCGTGCCGAACTGGTCGGTCCGGGCGAAGGCGGTGCCGGCCAGAGCGAGGGCAACGGCGGCGACGCCTGCCGTTGCCAGGGGGGTTCGCCGGCCGGGGCGTCTGCCGATACGCCTGCCGACAGAGCCGGAGCGCCTCTCCTCGGCACTCCGACGGCGACGTGTGACCTGCATGGAGTCATCCCTTCGGGGTGGCGGAGAGCAGCTCGACATTGCCGTCGAACTGCCAGAGCGGGTTCGGCGCGTCCCCAGTGGCGGTCCGCACCAGGAAGTAGCCGTTCACTTCCTTCGGCCCGTCGCCGTCGGCCACGAACCGCCCGTCCGCGCCGACATCGAGCTGGTACACGGCTTGTCCGGTGGCCTCGACACCGGGGAGGTGCCAGGAGACGACGCAGCGCCAGTCGTTGCCCGGCCCGTGGGCGCCGGTCCTGACGTTGCCCTTGGTGCACGCCGCCGTGGCCTTCAGCTGCGCCTCGGTGACGGCGGGCCGGTTGAGCTGCTCGGTCTGCGTGCGATAGAGGTGGGCGAATTCCGTGGCGAGCGAGCGCTGCACCTTCTCCTGCTCGATGCCGGAGCCGCCGGCCGTCGTCGCCGCCGCGACGACGGCCACCGTCCCGGCGAGCAGCCCGGCGAACGGCAGCACCGCGATGGTGAGCCCGCGACGCCCCGGGCCGTCGTGCGCCGGGTTGGTGAAGTCGCGGCGTACGAACAGGAGGTAGGCCAGCGCGCCGGCGGTCACGGCCCACAGCAGACTCACCACGACGCCGATCAGGAGCGGGCTGCCCTGCGCGGGGCTGGTGAACAGTCCGTTCCAGGCGATGAACGCGTAACCGGGCAGGGCCAGGCGTACGGCTACGGGCAGCGGCAGGATCTGGGCGAGCTGCATCGCCAGCGCGACGAGAACCGGCAGCAGCAGTCCCATCGGCGAGCGCCCCAGGGTGACGGAGCCGAGCAGTCCGATCGCGGCGAGGGCCAGCGTCGGGGCCAGCACGCAGACCCAGGCGAGCACGACCTTCCAAGCGGCGTCCGACGGTGCCACCGCGTGCCCGTCGAGGCCGACGAGTGGATGGTTGCCGACCGCCGCGAGCCCGCCGACCGTACTGGAACAGGCCAGGCCCACCACGAGCACCAGGATGACGCTGAGACCGGCCAGAGCCTTCGCCGCGAAGATCCGCCGGGGTGAGCGCACCGCCACGATGAGATGGCGCCAGGTCCCCAACCGGTCCTCGCAGGCGAACACATCACCGGCGACCACCGAGGTGAGCAGCGGCAGCGCCCAACTGCCGGAGAACCCGAGCGTCACCAGCGGTCCGGCCCACCCGGTCGCGTGCATCCAGCGGCCGAAGAGCGTGTCCGTGGGGAGCGTGCTCTGCTGGGCCACCAGGGCGACGAAGGCACCCGGCACGAGCCAGCAGGCGAGCACCAGCAGGCGGATACGCCACTGGGAGACGAGCTTGACCAGCTCGAAGCGGTATGCACGCGCCACCGGGACGCGGTGGGCGGCGGAAGCGTGGGGGGCGGCGACGGTCGTGGTCATTTTCCGGGCTCCTGCGGCTCGATCGGCTGCTGTCGCACGATCGACTTCTCGGTGAGCGGCTCGGTGAGCGGCTCGGTGAGCGGCTCGGTGAGCGGCTCGGTGAGGGAGAGGAAGGCGGTTTCGAGCGGCGAGGCCACTGGGGCGAGCTCGCGCAGCGCGATGTCCGCGTGGACGAGCCGCCTCACCAACTCGTCGAGGGCAGGCACCAGGGCGCGCACGACGAGCACGCCGGAGTCGCGTCGCCCCTCGGCGTCGTCGACGGTCCGGGTCCCGTCCGTCTCGTCCGCCAGCAGCCGGGCAGCCGACGGGTCGGAGGTGATGAGCCGGTAGTCGAGTTCACGGTTCTCGGCGGCGAGCTTGCCGAGCGGGCCGGAGAAGACGACCCGTCCGGTGGCGAGGATCGTGACCTCGGAGCACAGCGCTTCGACGTCGTCCATGCGGTGGCTGGAGAGCACGACGCTGGTTCCGTCGGCGGCGAGCCGGGTCAGGACACCGTGCACGTGTCTCTTTCCTGCCGGGTCGAGGCCGTTGGCCGGTTCGTCGAGGACGAGCAGCCGGGGCTTGGTGAGCAAGGCGGCGGCGAGCCCGAGCCGCTGGCGCATACCGAGGGAGAAGCCGCGGGCCCGGTCGTCGGCGACATCGGTGAGCCCGACCTCGTCGAGCACGTCGTCGATCCCCGCCGTCCGCGCGTCGTGGCCGCGCAGAGCTGCCAGGGCGGCGAGGTTCTGCCGGGCGGTGAGCGAGGGGTAGAGGCCGGGTCCGTCCACGAAGCCGGCGACCCCGTCGGGAGCGGCGAGCTCGCGCCCGACCGGCGTCCCCAGGATCTCCAGCCGGCCACTGTCGGCGACGGCCAGTCCCAGCAGAAGCCCGAGCAAGGTCGTCTTGCCCGCGCCGTTCGGTCCGACCAGGCCATGGATCTGCCCCTGCGCCACATCCAGATCGACGCCGTCGAGTGCGATGACGTCGCCGAAACACTTGGTGATCCCACGGGCCTGCAGCGCCGGCAGTGTGTCCATGAATCCCTTCTTCCAGAAGAACCCCCAACAGAACATAGAGACGACACAAGACGCGGGCAGGGTAGGCCAGTTGAAGCCACAAGGAACGGAAGGAGACCGGCACCTGACGCACCGACAGCGAACGGGATCCAGCGCCGGAGATCCCGCGGAACGCCGACAGTCCGCGGCCGGAACGACCACGGACTGTAGGTCTGTGCACGCGGGTCATGTGGGGACCCGCGCGGGAGGTACGGAGGTCAGTGAGCGTCTTCAGCGGTAGCCCTCCAGTGTGAGAGGTCGCTAAGTCCGATCTCCCTCGGTTCGTGATCGCTCGATCGTGGTACGGATCGTCGCGCAGGCCGCCTGCTGGGCATGTCCATGTTGAGGTGCGAGGCATGGAGCGAGAGCCGTACCTCAGCGACTTATCGGACGAGCAGTGGGCGTGGATCGAGCCGATGGTCACGGCCTGGAAGCAGGACAGGGGGGCGCGGTCGGCGACCGGGGGGACCCCGGGGCCTCCGATCTGAGGGAGGTCGTGAATGCGATCTTCTATCAGAACCGGACGGGCTGTCAGTGGCGCTATCCGCCCCATGACTTCCCGGCCTGGTCGGCGGTGTCCTACTACTTCGGCCTGTGGCGCGAGTTCGGGCTTGACCAGCGGATTCAGGAACTCCTGCGCTGCTGCCAGGTGCGGGAGAGAGCCCGGCGATTAGAGGACCCGTCCCCCCGTGATCATCGACACCCAGTCCGTGCGCGCGGCCGCGGGTGTCCCGAAGACCACGACGGGACTGGACCCTCGATCGCGAACATGGCCCGTCGTCTCACCACACCCGCCCCCACCTGGCGCGACAGCCTCGGGCTGGCCGCGTGAACGTCATCGAGCTCCTGGCAGACCTCCAGGCCCAGCACGACGAGACCACGGCGCGGGCCGGTGAACTACGCGACCAGATCGAGCACTTGACCGCCACCCTGGCCGAGGCCGAGGCCCGACTCGCGAACCTGGCCACCACCACCCGGAAGGTCATCGCCGAACGCGTCCCACCCGGGACCGAGCCCGACCCACCCGAGACAAACACCGCTTACCAGGCCATCGTGAACGTCTTCAACCAGCACCCCGGCCAGCCATTCAGAGCCCGTGAGCCGCACGAATTCCTCGGCATGCCCACCGACGAGGCGGCCGTCAACATCACCCGCAGCCGCCTCGGACGCCTCACACGCCAGGGCTTCCTCACCCAACCCGGACGAGGCCGCTATCAGAAACGGACTTAACGCCGCACTTCGCGGGCCGGAATCGGCCCAGCCGACAGCCGCCAATCTCGCCTGAGCAACCCGAAGACCCACGAGTCGGATACCTCGCCGTTCACCACGCAGTCTTCCCGCAACGTCCCTTCCCGCACGAAACCGATCTTCTCCAGGACCCGGGCAGATGCCACGTTGCGCGTATCGGTCTCGGCCTGAACCCGATTCAGGTCCAGCGTGTCGAACGCCCACTGCAGCACGGCGTGCGCGGCCTCCGTCGCGTAGCCGTGGCCCCACATCGCATCATCGAGGACATAGCCCAACGACGCACTGCGGTAGTCCGGGTTCCATCCGGTCAGACCGCACCAGCCGACGAAGGCCCCGTCAGAAGCACGGTCGATGGCCACCCGCGCCCCGGTGCCTTCGTCCGCCATCTTCCGGCACATGTTGATGAAACGATCGGCGCGGGCCCGTTCGGTCCACGGCGGGGAGTCCCAGTAGCGCAGCACGTAGGTGCTGCTGTGCAGCGCGAAGAGGGAGTCCGCGTCGGCGTCGGTGAAGGGCCGCAGCCGCAGGCGAGCGGTGTGCAGTATCGGGGTGGCCAAAGTCATGCGCACCATGTTGCGTCCTCATGGGGCGGGCAGAACACCGAATATCCGATCCCGGTCCGGTCCTCACGACCAAACACCTGCGCCGTGCGCCCGGCCACAAGTTGTGAGTACGCGTACTCGGGCTGAGCCTGTTCCGTAACCTCTGAACCCGTCAGTTCAGCAGGGCAGCCGTGAAAACATCGCGTTGAGCCACCAGCCACCCCTGGATGCGGTCCCAACGTTCCCAACCACCACGCTCGGACAAGGCCTGGGTGTAGACGGGGTCACCATCGGTCACTCGGTCGGCGACGAAGGCCCGGCAGGATGCGGTGGCCTGTTCGATGACGTCAGGCAGGTCAGCGCGCTCCTGCGGGGAGAGGCCGTAGCTGTCGGCGAGGATCCGCAGTCGCGTCGGGGCGTCCAGTCCCCCGGGATGGACAGCTGCCGCAGACGCGGGATCGAGCATCGGAACCCAGTAGCGGGCGGTCATGGCAACATCCCACACTGCTCGGCCGGGAGCCGCCAAGTCGAAATCGATCAGGGCTACGGCATGGCCATCGCGGAAGACGACGTTGTCCGGACACACATCGTTGTGGCACAGCATCGTTCCTCCCGCAGGGTCGGCCAGAGATCGGGGCCACTCGGCGCATGTGTCAACCGCGATGGCCGCGCTGGCGTCGTGCAGGCGCCGCAGCAGGCTTCCCACAGACCTCAACGCGGTCTCAGTCATCACCCAGCGCGGATACGGCGGTAGAGCGACGTTACCGGGGATGTAGGTCAGCTGCTCGCGGCCGTCCGCGGTGAGACGGACCGGCCTCGGCGCTGCGTCGAACCCGTGTTCTGCGAGTGCGAGGAGATGAGCGTGGAGGGCGCGCGCGGTGCGCGGCGCCGGGCGTTCCACCACGGCACCGTGGCGGAAGACCGCGCCCTCGTTCATCATGCCACCCACCAGCGCTTCGCCCTCTGCCATCTCGCCCTCAGTCGTCATGTCGATCACGCTACCGTCAGGTCGATCACGCGTGGGACGGTCCCGAAATGTGCTTCGAACTAGGTCGCTCACCTGGATATTTACCGGACGCCGGGGCGTCCTTCGCCTGATCATGTGCTCCGACCAAGGACACACGTGACCACGACGAAGGCCGTGAAGGTGAGTTTGCTGCTTGATCATGTTCCGGGTGAAGCGCTCGCGAAGGCGTCATGCTTCCGGGAGGGCTCATTCGACTGCCTGACCGCGCGCGGGGACGAACTGTTCGACCTCGCCGACGCGTTGCTGTGCGCGGACGGACCGGCTACGGCGCCGGTGGACCTGACGCTGGTGGCCGGACACCGGCGCGTGTCGGCGTACAAGTGAAGATTCGTTCATGTGTACGCCGAGAACCCCGACCTACAAAAGCGTTCAACACGGTCAGCCTCCCAGGCACCGCCGACAATCAACCAGCGCAACCACGCCACCCCGTCACGCTCCTGGAGGCGTACTTCCCGGTGCCGCCTCCCCTTTCGAGAAGCCTCGGCCGATCGGCTGGCTCGATCGGCCGACCGGGCGCTCGTGGCGGCGGTCCGGAGCGTCGTGCCCCGGCGGTGTCCGGCACGTGGGAGACAGTGGGCCCCATGCCAGAAGCCTTCGCCGGGTCAGGGGCGCCCCGCCGCACCCTCCTGACGGCTGTCGCCCTCACCCCGCTCGCGATGGCCGGCTGCTCCGCGGAGGGCCCGACCGCCGCCTCGGCCGACGGCCCGGAACCCGGGCCGAAGGACGCCCTGATCATGGTGATCCGACCTGCGAAGAAGCTGCACGCCGGGGACACCGGCGAGGACGCGGAGGGCACTGAGGACCCCGGATTACTGGCCGGTCGCGATCGGCGCCGGGCCGAGGAACTGCACGGGGCTCTTCCCGCCCGTTTAAGGCGCGACGCCGCCCCGCCCCGCGGTCGTCCTTCGCGACCGGCGGACCGGCCGGGGCCCGCGCCCGCTGCCTCCAGACGGTCGAACCGCTGACCGCCGCCCTGCGCACCCGCGTGCGCGGTGAGCCCGCCGTCGGCGCCGAGGAGGCCCTGGCCCGCGCCGCGCCAGCCGCCCCCGTGCCCGTCCTCGTCTGCTGGGAACACACCGGCAAGCCTCCCGCCTGATCCAGTCCCTTGGCGTCCACCAGGTGCTCGGCATCCCCGCCGCCTAGCCCGACCGCTATGAACTGATGTGGGTGTTCACCCGCCAGCAGGGCCGGTGGAGCTTCCGCAAACTCCGCAGCGCCTGCTGCCAGGGGATGCCAAGCACGTCGAGCGTCGTCCGACGTTCTCCGACCGGC
Protein-coding sequences here:
- a CDS encoding ABC transporter permease encodes the protein MTTTVAAPHASAAHRVPVARAYRFELVKLVSQWRIRLLVLACWLVPGAFVALVAQQSTLPTDTLFGRWMHATGWAGPLVTLGFSGSWALPLLTSVVAGDVFACEDRLGTWRHLIVAVRSPRRIFAAKALAGLSVILVLVVGLACSSTVGGLAAVGNHPLVGLDGHAVAPSDAAWKVVLAWVCVLAPTLALAAIGLLGSVTLGRSPMGLLLPVLVALAMQLAQILPLPVAVRLALPGYAFIAWNGLFTSPAQGSPLLIGVVVSLLWAVTAGALAYLLFVRRDFTNPAHDGPGRRGLTIAVLPFAGLLAGTVAVVAAATTAGGSGIEQEKVQRSLATEFAHLYRTQTEQLNRPAVTEAQLKATAACTKGNVRTGAHGPGNDWRCVVSWHLPGVEATGQAVYQLDVGADGRFVADGDGPKEVNGYFLVRTATGDAPNPLWQFDGNVELLSATPKG
- a CDS encoding ABC transporter ATP-binding protein; the protein is MDTLPALQARGITKCFGDVIALDGVDLDVAQGQIHGLVGPNGAGKTTLLGLLLGLAVADSGRLEILGTPVGRELAAPDGVAGFVDGPGLYPSLTARQNLAALAALRGHDARTAGIDDVLDEVGLTDVADDRARGFSLGMRQRLGLAAALLTKPRLLVLDEPANGLDPAGKRHVHGVLTRLAADGTSVVLSSHRMDDVEALCSEVTILATGRVVFSGPLGKLAAENRELDYRLITSDPSAARLLADETDGTRTVDDAEGRRDSGVLVVRALVPALDELVRRLVHADIALRELAPVASPLETAFLSLTEPLTEPLTEPLTEPLTEKSIVRQQPIEPQEPGK
- a CDS encoding GNAT family N-acetyltransferase; protein product: MTLATPILHTARLRLRPFTDADADSLFALHSSTYVLRYWDSPPWTERARADRFINMCRKMADEGTGARVAIDRASDGAFVGWCGLTGWNPDYRSASLGYVLDDAMWGHGYATEAAHAVLQWAFDTLDLNRVQAETDTRNVASARVLEKIGFVREGTLREDCVVNGEVSDSWVFGLLRRDWRLSAGPIPAREVRR
- a CDS encoding phosphotransferase enzyme family protein codes for the protein MTTEGEMAEGEALVGGMMNEGAVFRHGAVVERPAPRTARALHAHLLALAEHGFDAAPRPVRLTADGREQLTYIPGNVALPPYPRWVMTETALRSVGSLLRRLHDASAAIAVDTCAEWPRSLADPAGGTMLCHNDVCPDNVVFRDGHAVALIDFDLAAPGRAVWDVAMTARYWVPMLDPASAAAVHPGGLDAPTRLRILADSYGLSPQERADLPDVIEQATASCRAFVADRVTDGDPVYTQALSERGGWERWDRIQGWLVAQRDVFTAALLN